The genomic window TGGAATGTGTTTGTATTTCCCACCTGTATCACTTTGTAGGGGAAACAAATTACCATTTGCCACCATCTCCCTCCCATTATTAGTGGAAGACGGCatgacagttaaaaaaaaaaggaaaaacaaaaaagaaatattggactgggagtcaagagacctaCGTTCTAATTTCGGTactgagaccttggacaagtcactggactgagggggttagactaaatgatctctcaggtcctttccaacGCTGACATCCTATGTATGGTTCCAGCCCTTGGCTGGAGGTGGAGAGTGGTGGAATTTCTGGCTTTTAGAACCGTGTGGAGGGAAACTTACCCTCAACATCTGGCAGTGAGTAAAAGGCCTTGAGCCCGAGAAATCTCTTAACAAACTCAGTCTGAGCCTCCCCTCTCCCATTTACCCGCTCATTGGCCTCCAGGACTCACCGCCTTGCGCTGGTTACTGAGGCAGAAGGTACAGATAGTGCGGGGTTGTTGCCTAGCGTCTCCACCACCGCTCCCAGATGCGCTGCGCTCGCCTTTGGGTCCGCAAACGGCGCGGAAACACGGCTGCCCGTCGTCGCAGCCCTCGCCCAGCAGCAACACGTTGGCCAGGTGGGAGATGTAGCTGGAAGCCAGGCGCAAGGTCTCGATCTTGGACAACTTGCGATCCACAGGCTCGGTGGGAATAAGCGTGCGCAGCGCCGTGAAGGCCGTGTTGACACTCTGGGTCCGGTCTCGTTCCCGCGCGTTAGCCGCTTGTCTCTGCTTCACTACCACCACCGGTCCCCCGCCACCTCCAACACCGCCCCCGGCCCCAGCGCGGCGGCCGCCACCGCCCCCGGCCGCGCTCCCGGCCCGCCGCCGAGCCGGCTCCAACCCTTCGTAACCGCCGTACGACTGGTCCGAAGCATCGCTCTCGCTCCGGTTCTCTTCGTCCTCACTTAGCAGGCTGAGGTCGGGGTACAGCACGTGGGCGGCCACTGGGCGCAGCATGGCGAATGCCATGGGGACGGGGGCGTCTGGTCCCGCTTCGGACCCTGCCCTCTTAGTGCCGTGCCGTCCCGGCTCCTGGGTGTCGGGCCCCGGGAGGGAGGGGCCTCGACGCGGGAGAGGGGAGCTCAGCAGTACCGCACCTAGAAGGGCTGCGGCGCGGGGCCGCCAGCTCAGACCCCCAACCTTGCACTCCGTGTAGGGACTTCGGGTCTGCGCAGCGTGCGCTCTAAGGGAAAGAGCCACCGGCACAACTATTTAAGGACTGGGAGTTGCCGGAGTTGGAGGGAGACTCCTTTAATAACCAATGAGGCTACGAAAGGCTCTGTTGACGGCCCAATCAGAAGACTCGGGTTTTCTCTGCCCCTCCGCCCCCAACGCAGATAGCGGTTTTCGGGAGCCAGAGACAGGACACCTCGTGGAGCTCTGAGGCAGGAGACCCAGGGTCCGTGGCTCCCAGAGACTTCCCACTGCTGCCACTATCTCAGGCCGCACTCCTGACCAGCTGCTGTGTCCGTGGGCCAGCGGTCTAGAGACGAAGAGAGCTGACCTGCAGAATGGTAGCCTCCTTCCGAACTTACCAACACTCAGATTTACTTTCATCAGTCTGTATATTTTGGAGATGGATCTGGGTCCTACTAAAATTCAAATATGTCCCTAAGGGAGCTCTGGTGATCCATGAAGCTTTAGTGTTATGTTACGTCATGTTATCTCATGTCAGAGCTGAAAGCAACGCTAAAATCTGTTTCATGGCTTTCCTAGCTTCCtacaagattcagctcaaattccactttctgcaAAAGTGGGTACCCCCATTGCTAAattccttccctctgaaattacatgctaatttcattatctgtattttgtatatgtataattatttgcatgttgtctcttcccattagaatgtgaactttttgaggtcaggggctgtgtttttgctttctttgtatcccttgagcttagcatagtgcctggcacattcttgttggtgatgatgataatcCACTCCACCCTGTTTTACTGaggaagaaactggggcccagagaagggaaataaggaGTCTAATCCCATATTCTGGGATTAGAACCTAGGCTTTCTGATTCCCAGTCGAGGGTTCTCTTCATCATAAGGTATTACTCCTCACCTTTTGGAGTAATGGAGACTGTCTATATTTAGGTCTCAgatatatatatttcctccttCATTGAAGGCAACAACCTTTCCATACTtaattctttttcatgatttttttcttcttttttttttgtaacagatCCACCGCTGAAGAGCTGCCCAGTATGCTGGAGGTTTCActctaggttttgttttgttttttaatattttacgtATATCAGGATAAACTTGGGCTATCTCTCTATTATCTCTCACTCTCACTatgtcctttttttctgtcaCACATGTCATGTGTAAGGTCTTTTATACAACTTCTATTAGGCAGATCATATTTGGTAATATGCTGCTATCTCTGCACGCTCCTTCTTTCTATCTCAAAGCAGAACAAAGGTTCTTCACTTCACCTGCAATTTTGCTTATTGG from Notamacropus eugenii isolate mMacEug1 chromosome 1, mMacEug1.pri_v2, whole genome shotgun sequence includes these protein-coding regions:
- the TCF15 gene encoding transcription factor 15 isoform X2 gives rise to the protein MAFAMLRPVAAHVLYPDLSLLSEDEENRSESDASDQSYGGYEGLEPARRRAGSAAGGGGGRRAGAGGGVGGGGGPVVVVKQRQAANARERDRTQSVNTAFTALRTLIPTEPVDRKLSKIETLRLASSYISHLANVLLLGEGCDDGQPCFRAVCGPKGERSASGSGGGDARQQPRTICTFCLSNQRKAGSRRDFGGSCLKARGAAPLRVPRR
- the TCF15 gene encoding transcription factor 15 isoform X1; this encodes MAFAMLRPVAAHVLYPDLSLLSEDEENRSESDASDQSYGGYEGLEPARRRAGSAAGGGGGRRAGAGGGVGGGGGPVVVVKQRQAANARERDRTQSVNTAFTALRTLIPTEPVDRKLSKIETLRLASSYISHLANVLLLGEGCDDGQPCFRAVCGPKGERSASGSGGGDARQQPRTICTFCLSNQRKALFRLQLQGFQEIQAAFSLLGQWPRGRL